From a single Flavobacterium sp. genomic region:
- a CDS encoding retropepsin-like aspartic protease, which translates to MKDLQDFLKGKKYKKIRFKVLKTQHLLIKGKINGVKGNFILDTGASNSCVGFESIVQFKLDAEFSETKAAGAGATGIETQLAKNNEIQLGRWKNKKFHLIIFDMSHVNDALRHYHTKPVDGIIGADILLKTKAIIDYSNHYLYLK; encoded by the coding sequence ATGAAAGATTTACAAGATTTTTTAAAAGGAAAAAAATATAAAAAGATAAGATTTAAGGTGCTAAAAACCCAACATTTATTAATAAAAGGAAAGATAAATGGCGTTAAAGGGAACTTCATTTTAGATACGGGTGCAAGCAATAGTTGTGTAGGATTTGAAAGTATTGTACAGTTCAAATTAGATGCGGAATTTTCAGAAACTAAAGCCGCTGGCGCTGGTGCTACTGGAATTGAAACCCAATTAGCAAAAAACAACGAAATTCAATTGGGAAGATGGAAAAATAAAAAATTCCACCTAATTATTTTTGACATGAGTCATGTGAATGATGCACTTCGTCATTATCATACCAAACCAGTTGATGGTATTATTGGGGCTGATATTTTACTAAAAACTAAAGCAATTATTGATTATAGTAATCATTATTTGTATTTGAAGTAA
- a CDS encoding 1-acyl-sn-glycerol-3-phosphate acyltransferase, translating to MTKFDAIRPFYDSEVNKAIKSLLHHPMMKAMMDFTFPEMEDEVWKEQLIRTHSIRDFQVNFVYQSIQRVLERSSEGLTTSGFEKLEPNTSYLFISNHRDIILDTSLLNVSLIDHGLVMTASAIGDNLVQKDFLLKLSKLNRNFLVQRGLSPRELLQSSKLMSEYMYHLLSKENRSVWIAQREGRTKDGNDATHQGVLKMIAMASDEAKSMNFFKKLKIVPVSISYEYDPTDALKMPHLLALSKDEVYIKEKNEDFITLLSGIIGQKKRIHIHVGDVLENEYEKIIAENDNNNKQIQALAQVIDDSILQSYKLWPTNFIAYDILYKTTRFSNLYDEKERQLFERRLEMRIDADNETMREGFLAMYANPVVNKLNYTNEIA from the coding sequence ATGACAAAGTTCGATGCTATTCGCCCTTTTTATGATTCTGAAGTAAACAAAGCTATAAAGTCTTTGTTGCATCATCCTATGATGAAGGCTATGATGGATTTTACTTTTCCTGAAATGGAAGATGAAGTTTGGAAAGAGCAATTGATCAGAACCCATTCCATTAGGGATTTTCAAGTTAATTTTGTTTATCAATCCATTCAAAGAGTTTTAGAAAGAAGTTCGGAAGGCTTGACCACTTCTGGTTTTGAAAAATTAGAACCTAATACTTCCTATTTATTTATTTCTAACCACCGTGATATCATTTTAGATACGTCGTTATTAAATGTTTCATTAATAGATCATGGATTGGTAATGACGGCTTCAGCTATTGGAGATAATTTGGTTCAAAAAGACTTTCTATTAAAATTATCGAAATTAAACCGAAACTTTTTAGTTCAAAGAGGATTATCGCCAAGAGAATTATTACAAAGTTCTAAGTTAATGTCTGAATACATGTATCATTTATTGTCTAAAGAAAACCGTTCGGTTTGGATTGCCCAACGCGAAGGAAGAACAAAAGACGGAAATGATGCCACACACCAAGGGGTGCTAAAAATGATTGCCATGGCATCTGATGAAGCGAAATCTATGAATTTTTTCAAAAAACTTAAAATTGTTCCTGTTTCAATTTCATATGAATATGATCCTACTGATGCATTAAAAATGCCACATTTATTAGCACTTTCTAAAGACGAAGTGTATATAAAAGAAAAAAATGAAGATTTTATAACTTTATTAAGTGGGATTATTGGGCAAAAAAAACGTATTCATATTCACGTTGGAGATGTTTTAGAAAACGAATACGAAAAAATTATTGCTGAAAACGATAACAATAACAAGCAAATTCAAGCCTTGGCTCAAGTAATTGATGATTCTATACTTCAGAGTTATAAATTGTGGCCAACGAATTTCATCGCTTACGATATTTTATATAAAACAACCCGATTTTCTAATTTGTACGACGAAAAAGAACGTCAATTATTTGAAAGAAGATTAGAAATGCGAATTGATGCTGACAATGAAACGATGAGAGAAGGTTTCTTGGCAATGTATGCAAATCCGGTTGTGAATAAATTGAATTACACTAATGAAATCGCATAA
- a CDS encoding TonB-dependent receptor, producing MKLRFLLLSLFFATTIFAQNGTVTGTILDKEFNNEPLPFANIVIKGTKQGASTDENGKYSISLKPGNYTLVIGYLGYETKEIPFTLKANEKKVINHTLEASGVQLQDIEIIQVVSKEKESALLQEQLKAVEIKQSIGAQEMSRKGISNVETGLTKVTGITKVESRGLFIRGLEDRYNNLLINNLAVPSNSPFKKIIPLDLFPTDIVGYMDIFKTFNPNVYGDFAGATIDINTTQPTESFTKISYGVGYVSNNNMRDFLISPDADNTKSFFGFGGQERVLPSGFGSTPNGQINNDFQSTWNVTKITSPLNTSFGVTHANKFDVGKKPYKMYYFISANFDNKYQFREGTQRTFQTGQGIYDNNFKTAQYKFGTQASALFSLNFKSDRLKVTTNSLFIKATENQIQDQLGYTRNNVQNPNEIIRLNQYDESNYFTNQIQSEYKISKSGKHLLKGGLSYTRTKFTQPDRKFINGTKINEDDIEVRFGSNNLIRQFLDVENNFHMSGLMEYNYKFGKNEDKQNKIALGYNGYAEYMKTSYRFIAGLPNNANLPASIVNLNNIDSFIQTSIANNDISFREETGGEYKTKIFSRVDGFYGNVIYNLTPKLELNAGVRVENTIRDLKYRTISDPIGSVYRKIETNEMDILPSFNLKYAASENKNIRFAASRTITRPVLFESLPITYINADGTSEKGNALLVNSTNNNVDLKFEIFPTKDELFAVTAFGKYIENPIERSFDNFGGGSGQQVSYYNNKSATLFGLEFETLIQLSRLNDNLKGASLGFNTSIMHTEATAEKDRTSQNGTYFDTFEKRQLQGASNWLVNADIKYEFKFSEKWTNTATFVYGVYGERIYAVGIAGLDHVYEKPFHKLDFIWSQNINKAWDVKLSIDNILNPSYERVMGDESQIPVTESSLTVQSFKRGTGFSLGASYKF from the coding sequence ATGAAACTACGTTTTTTATTATTGTCATTATTCTTTGCAACAACAATTTTTGCACAAAATGGAACTGTAACAGGAACTATTTTAGACAAAGAATTTAACAACGAACCTTTACCTTTTGCTAATATAGTAATCAAAGGAACAAAACAAGGTGCATCTACAGATGAAAACGGCAAATACTCTATTTCATTAAAGCCAGGAAACTACACCTTAGTAATTGGTTATTTAGGGTATGAAACTAAAGAAATACCTTTTACTTTAAAAGCAAATGAGAAAAAAGTAATTAATCATACCCTTGAAGCAAGTGGAGTACAATTACAAGATATTGAAATTATCCAAGTAGTTTCTAAAGAAAAGGAAAGTGCTTTATTGCAAGAACAACTTAAAGCAGTTGAAATCAAACAAAGTATTGGTGCACAAGAAATGTCAAGAAAAGGAATCAGCAACGTAGAAACTGGATTAACGAAAGTGACTGGGATTACGAAAGTTGAATCAAGAGGTTTATTCATTAGAGGTTTAGAGGATCGTTACAATAATTTATTGATTAATAATTTAGCCGTACCATCTAATAGCCCGTTCAAAAAAATCATCCCTTTAGATTTATTCCCAACAGATATTGTAGGTTATATGGATATTTTCAAAACATTTAATCCAAATGTTTACGGGGATTTTGCTGGAGCAACTATTGATATTAACACAACTCAACCAACTGAAAGTTTTACAAAAATTAGCTATGGTGTTGGATATGTTTCCAATAACAATATGCGCGATTTTCTAATTTCTCCAGACGCTGATAATACAAAAAGTTTCTTTGGATTTGGTGGACAAGAAAGAGTATTACCTTCAGGATTTGGTTCAACTCCAAACGGACAAATCAATAATGATTTTCAATCAACTTGGAATGTAACTAAAATAACATCTCCATTAAATACTAGTTTTGGAGTTACTCATGCTAACAAATTTGACGTAGGTAAAAAACCATACAAAATGTACTACTTTATTTCAGCTAATTTTGATAACAAATATCAGTTTAGAGAAGGAACTCAAAGGACATTTCAAACAGGGCAAGGAATCTACGACAATAACTTCAAAACAGCTCAATACAAATTTGGAACTCAAGCATCTGCTTTGTTTTCATTAAACTTCAAATCAGACAGATTAAAAGTAACAACTAACTCATTGTTTATAAAAGCAACTGAAAACCAAATTCAAGATCAATTAGGTTACACTAGAAACAATGTTCAAAACCCAAATGAAATTATTCGTTTAAACCAATATGATGAATCAAACTATTTTACAAATCAAATTCAATCTGAATATAAGATTTCTAAAAGCGGAAAACACTTACTTAAGGGAGGTTTATCATATACTAGAACAAAATTCACACAACCAGATAGAAAATTTATCAACGGAACAAAAATTAACGAAGATGATATTGAAGTACGTTTTGGAAGTAACAATTTAATTCGCCAGTTTCTTGATGTAGAAAATAATTTTCACATGTCAGGTTTAATGGAATACAATTATAAATTTGGCAAAAACGAAGACAAGCAAAACAAAATTGCATTAGGGTATAATGGTTATGCAGAATATATGAAAACATCATATAGATTTATTGCTGGATTACCAAATAACGCTAATTTACCTGCTAGTATTGTAAACTTAAACAATATTGATTCATTTATTCAAACTTCTATAGCAAATAACGATATTTCATTTAGAGAAGAAACTGGAGGTGAATACAAAACAAAAATATTTAGTAGAGTAGATGGTTTTTACGGAAACGTAATTTATAACCTTACTCCTAAATTAGAGTTAAACGCAGGTGTAAGGGTTGAAAACACTATCAGAGATTTAAAATATAGAACTATTAGTGACCCTATTGGATCTGTTTACAGAAAGATTGAGACTAATGAAATGGATATTTTACCATCTTTTAATTTAAAGTATGCTGCAAGTGAAAACAAGAACATTCGTTTTGCTGCTAGTAGAACTATCACAAGACCAGTTTTATTTGAATCGTTACCAATTACTTACATCAATGCAGATGGTACATCTGAAAAAGGTAATGCATTACTTGTAAACAGTACTAACAATAATGTTGATTTAAAATTTGAAATTTTCCCAACAAAAGACGAATTATTTGCCGTTACTGCATTTGGAAAATATATTGAAAATCCTATTGAGCGTTCATTTGATAACTTCGGTGGAGGAAGTGGGCAACAAGTATCTTATTACAACAATAAATCAGCAACATTATTTGGATTAGAATTTGAAACCTTAATTCAGTTAAGCAGATTAAATGATAATTTAAAAGGAGCCTCGCTTGGTTTTAATACTTCAATTATGCATACAGAAGCAACCGCAGAAAAAGATCGTACAAGTCAAAATGGAACATATTTCGATACATTTGAAAAACGTCAATTACAAGGTGCATCAAATTGGTTAGTAAATGCTGACATTAAATATGAATTTAAATTTAGCGAAAAATGGACTAACACTGCCACTTTTGTATACGGAGTATATGGTGAAAGAATTTACGCTGTAGGTATTGCTGGATTAGATCATGTTTACGAAAAACCTTTCCATAAACTAGACTTTATTTGGAGTCAGAACATTAATAAAGCTTGGGATGTGAAATTATCGATTGATAACATTTTGAATCCAAGTTATGAAAGGGTAATGGGAGATGAAAGTCAAATACCTGTTACAGAAAGTTCATTAACCGTTCAAAGTTTTAAACGAGGAACTGGATTTTCTCTTGGAGCGTCCTATAAATTCTAA
- a CDS encoding TatD family hydrolase — MNPKLILTDTHTHLYSEEFDEDRNEMMQRAINAGVSRMFVPSIDSNYTQKMYELEEQYPENVFLMMGLHPTYVKENYLEELTHVEKELSSRKFYAVGEIGIDLFWDKTFLKEQQHAFQYQIQLAKKYKLGINIHCRDAFDEVFEVLESEKASDLFGIFHCFTGDLGQAQRAISLGMKLGIGGVATFKNGKIDQFLNEIELKHIVLETDSPYLAPVPYRGKRNESSYTVLVAQKLSEIYQLPIKEIGEITTQNSKQIFGI; from the coding sequence TTGAACCCGAAACTAATTTTAACCGATACACACACCCACTTATATTCAGAAGAATTTGATGAAGATAGAAATGAAATGATGCAAAGAGCTATCAATGCAGGAGTTTCAAGAATGTTTGTACCCTCAATAGATTCTAATTATACTCAAAAAATGTATGAATTAGAAGAGCAATATCCTGAAAATGTATTTCTAATGATGGGATTACATCCAACGTATGTAAAGGAGAATTATTTGGAAGAATTGACACATGTGGAAAAAGAACTGTCTTCTAGAAAATTTTATGCTGTGGGCGAAATCGGAATTGACTTATTTTGGGACAAAACTTTCTTAAAAGAGCAACAACATGCTTTTCAATATCAAATTCAATTAGCAAAAAAGTACAAATTAGGAATCAATATTCATTGCCGCGATGCTTTTGACGAAGTTTTCGAAGTTTTAGAAAGTGAAAAAGCATCGGATTTATTTGGAATTTTTCATTGTTTTACGGGTGATTTGGGTCAAGCCCAAAGAGCGATTTCGTTAGGAATGAAATTAGGAATTGGAGGAGTAGCCACGTTCAAAAACGGAAAAATAGACCAATTTTTAAATGAAATTGAGTTAAAACACATTGTTTTAGAAACAGATTCGCCTTATTTGGCTCCCGTTCCGTATAGAGGAAAACGAAATGAAAGTAGTTATACCGTTTTAGTAGCGCAAAAGTTGTCAGAAATTTATCAATTACCAATAAAAGAAATAGGAGAAATCACTACGCAAAATTCAAAACAAATTTTTGGAATTTAA
- a CDS encoding response regulator transcription factor, with protein MKKKDIKILLVDDEQDILEIVGYNLSQEGYQIVTASNGKEAITKAKKELPQLIIMDVMMPEMDGMEACENIRKIPELQDTIITFLTARSEDYSQVAGFDAGADDYITKPIKPKVLVSKVQALLRRLKGIEGVSSSTTLNVGNIEINREEYKIIKDGVEIILPRKEFELFYLLATKPGKVFTREEILDKVWGNEVVVGGRTIDVHIRKLREKIGDDFFKTIKGVGYKIEF; from the coding sequence ATGAAAAAAAAAGACATTAAGATCTTATTGGTTGATGATGAGCAAGATATCTTGGAAATTGTAGGGTATAATCTTTCTCAAGAAGGCTATCAAATTGTTACAGCTTCAAATGGTAAAGAGGCTATTACGAAAGCAAAAAAAGAGCTTCCACAGTTAATTATTATGGATGTGATGATGCCCGAAATGGATGGAATGGAAGCTTGTGAAAACATCAGAAAAATTCCAGAACTTCAAGATACCATTATTACTTTTTTAACCGCTCGTTCTGAAGATTATTCCCAAGTAGCAGGTTTTGATGCTGGTGCCGATGATTATATTACAAAACCTATTAAGCCAAAAGTATTAGTAAGTAAAGTACAAGCTTTGTTAAGACGTTTAAAAGGAATAGAAGGTGTTTCTTCTAGTACGACATTAAATGTTGGAAATATTGAAATTAATCGCGAAGAATATAAAATCATCAAGGATGGTGTAGAAATTATTCTACCTCGTAAAGAGTTTGAATTGTTTTATCTTTTAGCTACTAAACCTGGAAAAGTTTTTACAAGAGAAGAAATATTAGATAAAGTTTGGGGTAATGAAGTGGTTGTAGGTGGAAGAACAATTGATGTCCATATCAGAAAACTTAGAGAAAAAATAGGCGATGATTTCTTTAAAACCATCAAAGGAGTGGGATATAAAATCGAATTTTAA